One window of Fundidesulfovibrio soli genomic DNA carries:
- the nuoG gene encoding NADH-quinone oxidoreductase subunit NuoG, whose product MPDLIIDKRPVSVPEGTSVIEAAERLGIMIPRFCWHKALKVAGACRMCAVMFLEGPVKGLDMSCSVLAAAGMVVSTDHPEAVDFRRHIIEWLMVNHPHDCPVCDEGGHCLLQDETISGNHCLRRYAGRKRTYQDQYLGPFVQHEMNRCIHCYRCSRFYQEVAGGRDFGPLQIANRVYFGRYEDGRLESAFSGNMVDLCPTGVLTDKTARFKARRWDLERAPSVCPHCSLGCNTTVAARYREVLRVEARLNEAVNGYFLCDRGRFSHGFSSLPGRPRRACADGKETTMPQALAQAAERLRVVAARHGPQAVACLSSCRATLETLGALAGLADAAGWTGPAVFSGVREAGETIHSVRALSPERVCSLAEVQRADAVLCLGLDPLGEAPMLALAMRQAALDGALVLVADPRPVALPLPFVHLPVHPRDLSACLEALTALATPVQAAALAAEILPRLLPGYPGLWPVLEKTAPALAACRRPVLAWGQAMPGVGTGAGPGSWTPLAGRISKAADILAASRDGCKLLPVLPGPNAFGAALLARASSGEGQPSHADVLAGIRQGRIKAVLAVECDPFDGAALSELETLVVLDCLPSRTAERADVFLPATTLFESGGTLANNEGRLQYASPVHACGLPVSQDGAGGHPPRAFDRALPGTEPRPAWAILEELRETLGFPAYGHPWGGVATAVPALAHLPRESYPFDGMRVSAAPASGDGFPDQLQKPDTSGRGGDYAVVWGEALFGTEELGSYSELVRQAAGETFACLGAEDAKGLGIAEKEIVVVTLGGRDVEVAVRIFPNMPAGVIVLPRLRGLAGPSGPGPECGTAAVRRKAGGAV is encoded by the coding sequence ATGCCGGATCTGATCATCGACAAGCGCCCGGTGAGCGTTCCCGAAGGGACATCGGTCATCGAGGCGGCCGAGCGCCTGGGGATCATGATCCCCAGGTTCTGCTGGCACAAGGCCCTCAAGGTGGCCGGGGCCTGCCGCATGTGCGCCGTGATGTTCCTGGAGGGGCCTGTGAAGGGCCTGGATATGAGCTGCTCCGTCCTGGCCGCCGCCGGCATGGTGGTTTCCACGGACCACCCCGAAGCCGTGGATTTCCGCCGCCACATCATCGAGTGGCTGATGGTCAACCATCCCCACGACTGCCCGGTCTGCGACGAGGGAGGCCACTGCCTTCTCCAGGACGAGACCATCTCCGGCAACCACTGCCTGAGGCGCTATGCCGGGCGCAAGCGGACCTACCAGGACCAGTACCTGGGACCCTTCGTGCAGCACGAGATGAACCGCTGCATCCATTGCTACCGCTGCTCCCGTTTCTACCAGGAGGTCGCGGGCGGGCGTGATTTCGGCCCATTGCAGATCGCCAACCGGGTCTATTTCGGCCGCTACGAGGACGGGCGACTGGAGAGCGCGTTCTCGGGAAACATGGTGGACCTCTGCCCGACAGGCGTGCTCACGGACAAGACGGCCCGCTTCAAGGCCCGGCGCTGGGACCTTGAGCGCGCCCCCTCGGTCTGCCCGCACTGTTCACTGGGCTGCAACACCACGGTCGCGGCACGCTACCGCGAGGTGCTGCGCGTCGAGGCCAGGCTGAACGAGGCGGTCAACGGCTATTTCCTGTGCGACCGGGGCCGCTTCTCCCACGGTTTTTCCAGCCTGCCCGGACGCCCCCGCCGGGCCTGCGCCGACGGCAAGGAAACAACCATGCCCCAGGCTTTGGCCCAGGCCGCCGAGCGGCTCCGGGTTGTTGCCGCGCGTCATGGACCCCAGGCCGTGGCCTGCCTCAGCTCGTGCAGGGCCACCCTGGAGACGCTGGGAGCCCTGGCGGGATTGGCTGACGCCGCGGGTTGGACCGGCCCGGCAGTGTTCTCCGGCGTTCGCGAGGCCGGGGAGACCATCCATTCGGTAAGGGCGTTGAGCCCGGAGCGGGTCTGCTCCCTGGCGGAGGTGCAGCGCGCCGACGCCGTGCTCTGCCTGGGCCTCGACCCCCTGGGCGAAGCGCCCATGCTGGCCCTGGCCATGCGCCAGGCCGCCCTGGATGGAGCCCTGGTGCTGGTCGCCGACCCCAGGCCCGTGGCCCTGCCCTTGCCCTTCGTCCACCTGCCGGTCCATCCCCGCGACCTGTCCGCCTGCCTGGAGGCTCTGACCGCCCTGGCCACACCCGTCCAGGCTGCTGCGCTCGCGGCGGAAATCCTCCCCCGTCTGCTCCCCGGCTATCCCGGGCTCTGGCCGGTTCTAGAAAAGACGGCTCCGGCCCTGGCCGCCTGCCGCAGGCCCGTGCTGGCCTGGGGACAGGCCATGCCCGGCGTCGGCACCGGCGCTGGCCCGGGCTCGTGGACGCCCCTGGCTGGGCGGATATCCAAGGCCGCCGACATCCTGGCCGCCTCCCGGGACGGTTGCAAGCTCCTGCCCGTGTTGCCGGGACCCAACGCCTTCGGGGCCGCCTTGTTGGCCCGGGCATCTTCCGGCGAGGGGCAGCCGAGCCACGCGGACGTCCTGGCCGGAATCCGCCAGGGCCGGATAAAGGCCGTGCTGGCCGTGGAGTGCGATCCCTTCGACGGGGCGGCGTTGTCTGAACTGGAGACCCTGGTGGTCCTGGACTGCCTGCCGAGCCGCACGGCGGAACGGGCCGACGTGTTCCTGCCCGCCACCACACTTTTCGAGTCCGGGGGGACGCTGGCCAACAACGAAGGCCGCCTCCAGTACGCCAGCCCGGTCCATGCCTGCGGTCTTCCGGTGTCCCAGGACGGGGCGGGGGGGCATCCTCCCCGCGCCTTCGACCGGGCCCTGCCCGGGACCGAACCGCGTCCGGCCTGGGCTATCCTTGAGGAACTGAGGGAAACCCTCGGCTTCCCGGCCTACGGCCACCCCTGGGGAGGTGTGGCGACGGCCGTGCCCGCCCTGGCTCATCTGCCCCGCGAGAGCTACCCCTTCGACGGGATGCGTGTCAGCGCCGCGCCCGCATCCGGCGACGGTTTTCCGGACCAGCTGCAAAAGCCCGACACCTCCGGACGCGGTGGCGATTACGCGGTGGTCTGGGGCGAGGCGCTCTTCGGAACCGAAGAGCTGGGGAGCTACAGCGAACTCGTGCGCCAGGCGGCGGGTGAGACTTTCGCCTGTCTGGGGGCCGAAGACGCTAAGGGCCTGGGCATCGCCGAAAAGGAGATCGTCGTGGTCACCCTGGGCGGCCGGGACGTGGAAGTTGCCGTCAGGATTTTCCCGAACATGCCTGCGGGCGTCATCGTGTTGCCCCGCCTGCGGGGCCTTGCCGGTCCGTCCGGTCCGGGTCCGGAGTGCGGAACCGCCGCCGTGCGCCGTAAGGCGGGGGGGGCGGTATGA
- the eboE gene encoding metabolite traffic protein EboE, producing MSAVTYCTNIHPGESWAQTLASLENHTLAVKAALSPDEPFPVGLRVSGQASLELDIREAERFRHWLALSGLYVRTLNGFPYGRFHHVPVKAGVYLPDWRDPERLAYTKRLADLLGWWLPDDGSDAGPGSISTVPLGFRDGFDPGQEGLAFRHLRQALEHLDAVAQRTGKLIRLSLEPEPGCLLETTVDVVDFFRRFEAPPSLSPYLAVCYDCCHQALQFEDPAASLTLLADNAVPIGHVQVSSALHLESGCLDRLARFDEPVYLHQAVGRRSNGELLRLDDLPQALAGGRYDVESWRVHFHLPVFLAELPECLSTQGFLQEALPRFDPQTPLEVETYTWSVLPAELRACSLTESIIREISWVEAHRRPGRTPGPPPWPACAGGAPPR from the coding sequence ATGTCGGCGGTGACGTACTGCACAAACATCCACCCCGGCGAATCCTGGGCGCAGACCCTGGCAAGCCTGGAGAACCACACCCTGGCGGTAAAGGCCGCACTGTCCCCGGATGAGCCTTTTCCCGTCGGACTCCGGGTGTCGGGCCAGGCCAGCCTGGAACTGGACATCCGGGAGGCGGAACGCTTCCGCCACTGGCTCGCGCTGTCGGGGCTGTACGTGCGCACGCTGAACGGCTTCCCCTACGGCCGGTTCCATCATGTCCCGGTCAAGGCCGGGGTGTACCTGCCGGACTGGCGCGACCCCGAGCGTCTGGCCTACACCAAGCGCCTGGCCGACCTGCTTGGCTGGTGGCTGCCGGACGACGGATCGGACGCCGGCCCGGGGTCCATCTCCACGGTTCCCCTGGGCTTCCGGGACGGCTTCGATCCGGGCCAGGAGGGCCTGGCCTTCCGGCACTTGCGCCAGGCTCTGGAGCATCTGGACGCCGTAGCCCAGCGCACCGGCAAACTGATCCGCCTGTCCCTGGAGCCCGAGCCCGGCTGCCTGCTGGAGACCACAGTGGACGTGGTCGATTTCTTCCGGCGCTTCGAGGCCCCGCCGAGCCTCTCGCCCTACCTGGCCGTCTGCTACGACTGCTGCCACCAGGCCCTCCAGTTCGAGGACCCGGCGGCCTCCCTGACCCTGTTGGCGGACAACGCCGTGCCCATCGGCCACGTCCAGGTTTCTTCGGCCCTGCACCTGGAATCGGGCTGCCTGGACAGGCTGGCCCGGTTCGACGAACCCGTGTACCTGCACCAGGCCGTGGGCAGACGTTCCAATGGCGAGCTTCTGCGCCTGGACGACCTGCCCCAGGCCCTTGCGGGCGGCCGCTACGATGTGGAGAGCTGGCGGGTGCATTTCCACCTGCCGGTTTTTCTGGCCGAGCTGCCAGAGTGCCTGAGCACCCAGGGGTTCCTCCAGGAGGCCCTGCCAAGGTTCGACCCGCAAACGCCCCTGGAGGTGGAGACTTACACCTGGTCGGTGCTGCCTGCCGAACTGCGCGCGTGCTCGCTCACCGAGTCCATCATTCGTGAAATTTCGTGGGTCGAGGCCCATCGCCGGCCGGGGCGCACTCCAGGGCCGCCACCTTGGCCAGCCTGCGCCGGTGGCGCTCCCCCCCGCTGA
- a CDS encoding NADH-quinone oxidoreductase subunit B/C/D, translating to MSGPQDMALNGLDIVINWSRKNSLWPLFFGLSCCFVEEAAAFTSRYDIARFGSEVFRGSPRQADVLIVSGTLFKKVAPVALRLYEQMSSPKWVISMGSCSNSGGMYDVYSVVQGTDQIIPVDVYIPGCPPRPEAVFDGLLRLQEMIAAGERPARPVLGLAGGSQGGREGVLTDGVDKCRDPRGPGYAGIPVRGTPATEPWFRESRADLMWTPPAPVHEISTPELGQARSLAALFGQDAALEPASTDMPTYRVPKKRIIDVLRHLKTQSAPRYARLEDLTAVDETARRQRPENDYTLVYTLRSLEDASLLRLKVPLAGGSPQAPSVTTVWPSASWYEREVRDMFGIAFEGLANPRSLLLPPGWEGHPLRKGYQGRATAMPPFTSREARRMEPVDAGELFAGRDHAGEYLLNFGPHHYATHGVFRYVLALQGETITDMEMDIGYHHRGVEKIGERQTWHQFIPYTDRVDYLVGLANNFTYLTALEELAGVQVPERAQYIRVMLAELFRLSNHLVWFGTFVQDLGMMSPVFYAFREREQILDIVEFITGGRMHPSWFRIGGVAMDLPSGWKDMVLEFVRVFPDRLKQYHAAVTGNPIVRARTRGVGRLKLSDAVDWGVSGPNLRACGLEWDLRRTAPYGAYPDFDFDIPTDTGGDCYARYLVRMEEMRQSLRIIEQAAARMPEGRYVAGDSRYGLPENKAALKDIESLIHHFVNVTRGPRLPEGEVYRATESPRGEQGYYLVSDGGCAAYRMRLRTPGFANLQAVPLMSVGGRLADFVAVLGSIDYVLPDIDR from the coding sequence ATGAGCGGTCCGCAGGATATGGCCCTGAACGGCCTGGACATCGTCATCAATTGGTCCAGAAAGAACAGCCTCTGGCCCTTGTTCTTCGGGCTGTCGTGCTGTTTCGTGGAGGAAGCCGCGGCCTTCACCTCCCGCTATGACATCGCCCGTTTCGGCTCGGAGGTGTTTCGGGGTTCGCCCCGCCAGGCCGACGTGCTCATCGTCTCCGGCACCTTGTTCAAGAAAGTGGCCCCGGTGGCACTCCGGCTCTACGAGCAGATGTCCAGCCCCAAATGGGTCATCTCCATGGGCTCTTGCTCCAATTCAGGGGGCATGTACGACGTCTATTCCGTGGTCCAGGGCACGGACCAGATCATCCCCGTGGACGTATATATTCCCGGCTGCCCGCCCCGGCCCGAGGCGGTGTTCGACGGGCTCCTGCGCCTACAGGAGATGATAGCCGCGGGCGAGCGCCCGGCCCGGCCCGTCCTCGGCCTCGCGGGGGGCAGCCAGGGCGGCAGGGAGGGCGTGCTGACGGACGGGGTGGACAAATGCCGCGATCCTCGCGGGCCGGGCTATGCGGGCATCCCCGTGCGGGGCACCCCTGCCACGGAGCCCTGGTTCCGGGAGAGCAGGGCGGACCTGATGTGGACCCCGCCCGCGCCCGTCCATGAAATCTCCACGCCGGAGCTCGGCCAGGCCAGGAGCCTTGCCGCGCTCTTCGGCCAGGACGCGGCCCTGGAGCCCGCCTCCACGGACATGCCCACGTACCGGGTTCCGAAGAAGCGTATCATCGATGTGCTGCGCCACCTCAAGACCCAGTCAGCCCCGCGCTACGCCCGCCTGGAGGACTTGACCGCCGTGGACGAGACGGCCAGGCGGCAGCGCCCGGAGAACGATTACACCCTGGTCTACACCCTGCGCTCCCTGGAGGACGCGAGCCTGCTGCGCCTGAAGGTCCCTCTGGCCGGAGGGAGCCCGCAGGCCCCGAGCGTCACGACGGTCTGGCCCTCGGCCTCCTGGTACGAGCGCGAAGTGCGGGACATGTTCGGCATCGCCTTCGAGGGCCTGGCCAACCCGCGCTCCCTGCTCCTGCCGCCGGGCTGGGAGGGCCACCCGCTGCGCAAGGGCTACCAGGGCCGGGCTACCGCCATGCCCCCCTTCACCTCCCGGGAGGCCCGGAGAATGGAGCCCGTGGACGCGGGCGAACTGTTCGCGGGGAGGGACCATGCGGGCGAGTACCTGCTCAATTTCGGCCCCCACCACTACGCCACCCACGGCGTATTCCGGTACGTGCTGGCCCTGCAAGGCGAAACCATCACGGACATGGAGATGGACATAGGGTACCACCACCGGGGCGTGGAGAAGATCGGGGAGCGCCAGACCTGGCACCAGTTCATCCCCTACACTGACCGCGTGGACTACCTGGTGGGGCTGGCCAACAACTTCACCTACCTGACCGCCCTGGAGGAGCTGGCCGGGGTCCAGGTTCCGGAGCGGGCCCAGTACATCCGCGTCATGCTGGCCGAACTGTTCCGGCTTTCCAATCATCTGGTCTGGTTCGGAACCTTCGTTCAGGATCTCGGAATGATGAGCCCGGTCTTCTACGCCTTCCGGGAGCGCGAACAGATCCTGGACATCGTGGAGTTCATCACCGGCGGGCGCATGCACCCTTCCTGGTTCCGCATCGGGGGCGTGGCCATGGACCTGCCTTCCGGCTGGAAGGACATGGTGCTGGAATTCGTGCGCGTATTCCCGGACAGGCTCAAGCAGTACCACGCGGCGGTCACCGGCAACCCCATCGTGCGGGCCAGGACCAGGGGCGTCGGCCGCCTGAAGCTGTCGGACGCGGTGGACTGGGGCGTGAGCGGCCCCAACCTGCGGGCCTGCGGCCTGGAGTGGGATTTGCGCCGCACGGCGCCGTACGGCGCCTATCCTGACTTCGATTTCGATATCCCCACGGATACCGGCGGCGACTGCTACGCCCGCTACCTGGTGCGTATGGAGGAGATGCGCCAGAGCCTGCGCATTATCGAGCAGGCCGCCGCGCGCATGCCCGAGGGGCGCTACGTAGCCGGCGACAGCCGCTACGGGCTGCCTGAGAATAAGGCCGCCCTGAAGGACATCGAGAGCCTCATCCATCATTTCGTCAACGTCACCCGTGGGCCGCGCTTGCCCGAGGGCGAGGTCTACCGGGCCACGGAATCGCCCCGGGGCGAGCAAGGCTACTACCTCGTCAGCGACGGTGGCTGCGCGGCCTACCGCATGCGCCTGCGCACGCCGGGGTTCGCCAACCTCCAGGCCGTGCCGCTCATGTCCGTGGGCGGCAGGCTGGCCGATTTCGTGGCCGTGCTGGGCTCCATAGATTACGTACTGCCGGACATTGACCGCTAG
- a CDS encoding 3-dehydroquinate synthase yields the protein MTSTFRESFSVTHGYPVVFTRQALDPANPALRDAVAQAGPGPHKLAAVLDDGPVRAFPGLIGRFKDYVRHHRETIALAGDPLVVRGGEQAKDGMDLVHQVLELIVQRGLCRQSFVAVLGGGAVLDAVGFAAATAHRGVRLIRLPSTTLAQNDAGVGVKNGINWFGRKNLLGAFAPPYAVINDFSLLDGLAPAERRTGLSEAVKVALIRDRAFFERLFQLRHSLGALESNAVEEAVERCAVLHLEHIAGAGDPFELGSSRPLDFGHWSAHALEELSGWTLSHGDAVGVGVALDSVYSHLAGLLAEADLDDILEVLTDMGFALWSPHLDALDVDAALASFREHLGGELALSLITAPGSRVEVDRVDAGLMRRAIARLGQYAAGLGRERACRR from the coding sequence ATGACCAGCACATTCCGAGAATCATTCAGCGTCACCCACGGCTACCCCGTCGTGTTTACACGCCAGGCTCTGGACCCGGCCAATCCCGCCCTGCGCGATGCCGTGGCCCAGGCCGGACCCGGCCCCCATAAGCTGGCCGCGGTCCTGGACGATGGCCCCGTGCGCGCCTTTCCCGGCCTGATCGGACGATTCAAGGACTATGTTCGGCATCACCGCGAGACCATCGCCCTGGCCGGCGACCCCCTGGTGGTCCGGGGAGGCGAACAGGCAAAGGACGGCATGGACCTGGTGCACCAGGTTCTGGAACTGATCGTCCAGCGCGGGCTGTGCCGCCAATCGTTCGTGGCGGTCCTGGGCGGCGGGGCCGTGCTGGACGCCGTGGGCTTCGCGGCGGCCACCGCCCACCGGGGGGTGCGCCTGATCCGCCTGCCGTCCACCACACTGGCCCAGAACGACGCTGGCGTCGGGGTAAAAAACGGCATCAACTGGTTCGGACGCAAGAATCTCCTGGGAGCGTTCGCACCGCCCTACGCCGTGATCAATGATTTCAGCCTGCTGGATGGCCTGGCCCCGGCGGAACGCCGGACCGGCTTGTCGGAGGCCGTGAAGGTGGCCCTGATCAGGGACCGGGCGTTCTTCGAGCGCCTGTTCCAGTTGCGCCACAGCCTGGGCGCATTGGAGTCCAACGCCGTTGAGGAGGCCGTAGAGCGCTGCGCCGTGCTCCACCTGGAGCACATCGCCGGTGCGGGCGACCCCTTCGAGTTGGGCTCCTCCCGGCCCCTGGATTTCGGCCACTGGAGCGCCCACGCCCTGGAGGAACTCAGCGGCTGGACCTTGTCACACGGCGACGCCGTGGGCGTGGGCGTGGCTCTGGACAGCGTCTACTCCCACTTGGCGGGGCTGCTGGCGGAGGCCGACCTGGACGACATCCTGGAAGTCCTCACGGATATGGGCTTCGCCCTCTGGAGCCCTCACCTGGACGCGTTGGACGTGGACGCGGCCCTGGCATCCTTCCGGGAACATCTGGGGGGCGAATTGGCCTTGAGCCTGATCACCGCCCCGGGCTCCCGCGTGGAGGTCGACCGGGTGGACGCAGGGCTCATGCGCCGGGCCATCGCCCGGCTGGGCCAATACGCGGCAGGATTGGGCAGGGAGCGCGCATGTCGGCGGTGA
- a CDS encoding RpiB/LacA/LacB family sugar-phosphate isomerase: protein MRIGLAADHGGFDMKQGMLAALENAGHTVVDYGAVVLDQTDDYPDFVVPLAKALAKGEVDRGLAFCSSGVGASIAANKVSGVRAALIHDTFSAHQGVEDDDMNLLCLGSQVVGNALARELAQVFLRAVFSGGERHRRRLAKVAALECAPAGDGPRPTKFHE, encoded by the coding sequence ATGCGCATCGGGTTGGCTGCGGACCACGGCGGGTTCGACATGAAACAGGGGATGCTCGCGGCGCTTGAGAATGCCGGGCATACGGTTGTGGATTATGGGGCCGTGGTCCTGGACCAGACGGACGACTACCCGGATTTTGTCGTCCCCTTGGCCAAAGCCCTGGCCAAGGGAGAGGTGGACAGGGGCCTGGCCTTCTGCAGCAGCGGCGTGGGCGCATCCATTGCCGCCAACAAGGTGTCCGGCGTGCGGGCCGCACTGATCCACGATACCTTCAGCGCCCACCAGGGCGTTGAGGACGACGACATGAACCTGCTCTGCCTGGGCAGCCAAGTGGTGGGCAATGCCCTGGCCAGGGAGCTGGCTCAGGTCTTCCTAAGGGCCGTTTTCAGCGGGGGGGAGCGCCACCGGCGCAGGCTGGCCAAGGTGGCGGCCCTGGAGTGCGCCCCGGCCGGCGATGGGCCTCGACCCACGAAATTTCACGAATGA
- a CDS encoding complex I 51 kDa subunit family protein has translation MNAPFSPILLRNRRPDGPVPFDEYRANGGYEALLATVGKRDPGEVQAMVLEANLRGRGGAGFPAGRKWQSVPKGHKGPKFVLPNTDEMEPGSFKDRILVGADPHMVIEGVLLCAYAVGAEHGIFFVRPSYEMDAELMERELEIARSAGFLGRNILGSGFDFDMVVHRSAGRYICGEASAQINAISGLRPNPRKGGPRMAVSGLWGRPTVVNNVETLACLPGIVQNGPQWFKNLARTPTGSGSKLYSVCGPVARPECYELPMGTPLREILFEHAGGMLPGRTFKACLPGGASTSFLPARHLDVPMDFDALKAIGQRLGTGCIIVFDEETCLVGATLNMIDFFARESCGWCTPCREGLPFIRNILYQIESGQGREEHIGMLRQMGHHMRHAYCALAPGAAAPLLGLLDFFEDEVREHIRHRSCPFGAVAPTPRGKPCAPGPVTFGPTPCREGLSCRI, from the coding sequence ATGAACGCCCCCTTCAGCCCCATCCTGCTGCGCAACCGCCGTCCCGACGGGCCGGTCCCCTTCGATGAGTATCGCGCAAACGGCGGCTACGAGGCCCTCCTGGCCACGGTCGGCAAGCGCGATCCAGGGGAGGTCCAGGCAATGGTCCTGGAGGCCAACCTGCGCGGGCGGGGCGGGGCCGGCTTCCCGGCGGGCCGCAAGTGGCAGAGCGTGCCCAAGGGGCACAAGGGGCCGAAATTCGTCCTGCCCAACACCGACGAGATGGAGCCTGGCTCCTTCAAGGACCGCATCCTGGTCGGAGCGGATCCGCACATGGTCATCGAAGGGGTTCTGCTCTGCGCCTACGCGGTGGGGGCGGAACACGGCATCTTCTTCGTCAGGCCCTCCTACGAGATGGACGCCGAACTCATGGAGAGGGAACTTGAGATCGCTCGCTCCGCGGGATTTCTGGGCAGAAACATCCTGGGCAGCGGGTTCGATTTCGACATGGTGGTGCACCGCAGCGCGGGGCGCTACATCTGCGGCGAGGCATCAGCCCAGATCAACGCCATCTCGGGCCTGCGCCCCAACCCGCGCAAGGGCGGGCCGCGCATGGCCGTGAGCGGGTTGTGGGGGCGGCCCACCGTGGTGAACAATGTGGAGACCCTGGCCTGCCTGCCCGGCATAGTGCAAAACGGCCCGCAATGGTTCAAGAATCTTGCTCGCACCCCCACGGGCTCAGGGTCCAAACTCTATTCCGTCTGCGGGCCGGTCGCCCGGCCCGAGTGCTACGAACTGCCCATGGGCACCCCCCTGCGGGAGATACTTTTCGAGCACGCCGGGGGCATGCTTCCCGGGCGCACCTTCAAGGCCTGTTTGCCGGGCGGGGCCTCCACCTCCTTCCTGCCCGCGCGCCACCTGGACGTGCCCATGGATTTCGACGCCCTGAAGGCCATCGGCCAGCGGCTCGGCACCGGCTGCATCATCGTGTTCGACGAGGAAACCTGCCTGGTGGGGGCCACCCTGAACATGATCGACTTCTTCGCCAGGGAGTCCTGCGGTTGGTGCACTCCCTGCCGCGAAGGCCTGCCTTTCATCCGCAATATCCTGTACCAGATCGAATCCGGCCAGGGACGCGAAGAGCACATCGGCATGCTCAGGCAAATGGGCCACCACATGCGCCACGCGTACTGCGCCCTGGCCCCGGGCGCCGCGGCGCCGCTGCTCGGGCTGCTGGATTTCTTCGAGGACGAGGTGCGCGAGCACATCCGCCACAGGAGTTGCCCCTTCGGCGCCGTGGCCCCGACGCCCCGGGGCAAGCCTTGCGCCCCCGGACCGGTCACCTTCGGCCCGACGCCATGCCGGGAGGGACTGTCATGCCGGATCTGA
- a CDS encoding NADH-quinone oxidoreductase subunit A, giving the protein MSEFTPLIPAFSPWEPSGLSLSVFGALVLGLMGAMLFLAGWLGVKMPGGEKRRAYECGVIPTGTGSFRYPVPFFLTAVFFLIFDVETVYIVSWALAWDTAGLPGLIRMGGFILILGFGLAYAWRKGGLEPERGFGPDRSPTPGSGEDAR; this is encoded by the coding sequence ATGTCTGAGTTCACTCCGCTGATCCCGGCCTTTTCCCCCTGGGAGCCTTCGGGACTGTCCCTGAGCGTCTTCGGAGCGCTTGTCCTCGGGCTGATGGGTGCGATGCTCTTCCTCGCGGGCTGGCTCGGGGTCAAGATGCCGGGCGGCGAGAAGCGCCGGGCCTACGAATGCGGCGTCATCCCTACCGGAACCGGCAGCTTCCGCTATCCCGTCCCCTTTTTCCTCACGGCCGTTTTCTTCCTCATTTTCGATGTGGAGACCGTCTACATCGTCTCCTGGGCCCTGGCCTGGGACACGGCCGGGCTGCCGGGCCTGATCCGCATGGGCGGGTTTATCCTGATCCTCGGCTTTGGCCTGGCTTACGCCTGGCGCAAGGGCGGCCTGGAGCCTGAGCGGGGCTTCGGCCCGGATCGGAGCCCCACACCCGGAAGCGGGGAGGACGCCCGATGA
- the nuoE gene encoding NADH-quinone oxidoreductase subunit NuoE, which produces MQLEELKNKLQQEVSKAEFPREHAIDVLYALQNHYGYLCDEAMADASWILGMTLLELEELATFYDFLYRRPVGRHILHVCDGVVCWMYHQYSLLDHLCRKLGVGPGQTTEDGLFTVLPAGCVGNCHQAPAMLVNGRFYGGLTPEKIDTILDDLRVSHEELAVCR; this is translated from the coding sequence ATGCAGCTCGAAGAACTCAAAAACAAGCTCCAGCAGGAGGTCAGCAAAGCCGAATTCCCCAGGGAACACGCCATCGACGTGCTGTACGCGCTGCAAAACCACTACGGCTACCTCTGCGACGAGGCCATGGCGGATGCCTCCTGGATTCTGGGCATGACCCTCCTGGAGTTGGAGGAACTGGCCACCTTCTACGACTTCCTCTACCGGCGTCCCGTGGGTCGGCACATCCTTCACGTCTGCGACGGGGTGGTCTGCTGGATGTACCATCAGTACTCGCTCCTGGACCACCTGTGCCGCAAGCTCGGCGTCGGCCCGGGCCAGACCACCGAGGACGGGCTGTTCACCGTGCTTCCGGCCGGATGCGTGGGCAACTGCCACCAGGCCCCGGCCATGCTGGTGAACGGCCGTTTCTACGGCGGGCTGACCCCGGAAAAGATCGACACCATCCTGGACGATCTGCGCGTCTCCCATGAAGAGCTGGCGGTCTGCCGATGA